The segment GCGCCCATTTTGGACACGACCGCAACCATATCATCATCGGCCAATTCCGATGGGTCGATCAGCGACACGGTTTTGCCGTGGCGATAGAGTTGATGCAGGTTCAACTGCGCCAGATAGGGATTGCCGCCGCCGCCGGTGCCCAAAATCCAGGCCCCCATGGCCAACGGATCAATCTCGTCCGCGGTGAAAAGACGTGTCATGGCACGCGACCCCCTTTGGTTGGGCTTGACTGCCACCAGCGATAGCCTGATTGCAAAGACGGTTAAATAAGGGATGCCCCCTATGTCCAACCGCCCGACAGCAGTCTATTTCCTGACCGCAGGCCAAAGCCCGCGCCCCGATCTGATCGCGGATGTGACGCGCGCCTTGCCCCTGCCGATCGAGGCGCATGAAATCGGCGCGCTGGATGGGCTATCGCCCGCCGCCATCGCCGCGCTTGCCCCCACGGAGGACGAGGCGCAGATCATGACCTTTGACGCGGGCGGGCAGTGGATCACCCTGTCCAAGCCGCGCCTTGCCGCGCGGATGGCCGCGGCGCTGGCGCAGGTGCCGGTCGATCAGCGGCCGCTGGTGGTGATCCTCTCGACCGGCCTTTTGGGCGATTTCGACACGCCCTTTCCCACCGTGAACGCGCAGCGCGCATTGGAAAGCACCATCAGCGCCCTGGCCGAGATGGGCGAGCAGATCGGCATCATCCAGCCGCTGCCGCATCAAGCCGCGTATGAGGCGATCCCCGCGCTATCATCCTATAAAGTCGAGAAAATCGCCGCCCGCATGGGTGATCGCACCGCGCTGGAACAGGCAGGCCGCGCGCTGTCGCATTGCGCCTTTATTGTGCTCAATGCCGTCAGCTATAGCGCGGCGGATGCCGATATCGTGCGCGCCGCATCTGGTCGGCGCGTGCTGCTGGCGCGCAAGATCGTCGCCTCGGCGCTGCAATTGCTGCTGTCGACGCGCCGGGCGCCGGGCAGCGATCTTGCGCCGGACCTGCTGTCGGGCCTGACCCCGCGCCAGCGCCAGGTTCTGCTGCTGATGCCTGAGGGTCTCTCTAGCAAACTGATCGCGCGGCGATTGGGTATCAGCCCCAAAACCGTAGAAATCCACCGCAGCCAGATCATGCGCCGCCTCAACGTGCGATCCGCGCACGAGCTGATCTTTCTGATCGCCGCGCAACGGAGCGCCGAGGGCGGCATCTAGTGGTCTTACCCTATTCCGCCCGCCCGCCATTCGCCCTAGGGTGCGCGCATACGAGAGGACCCCACCATGACGACCACGGTTACAACCGTTCTGAACGACCCCCGTTTCAAAGCCGCCGAAGCTGCTCTGCAACAGGGCTACACCCGCTTTGTGGATGAGCTGATCACCCTGACGGAGATCCCCGCCCCGCCGTTCAAAGAGCAGCGCCGCGCGGCCGCCTATCTGAAAATGATGATCGATGCCGGCCTTGATGACGCCTTTATCGACGATATCGGCAATGTCTGCGGCGTCTTGCGCGGCGGCCATAACGCCGGCCATGTTGCCGTTGCCGCCCACCTCGACACCGTTTTTCCCGAAGGCACCGATGTCACCGTCCGCCGCGAGGGCACGCGCCTGTTCGCGCCCGGTGTCGGCGATGACACGCGCGGCCTTGCCACCAATCTGAACATGATCCGCGCGCTGATCGCGGCAGGTATCCGGCCCGC is part of the Ketogulonicigenium vulgare WSH-001 genome and harbors:
- a CDS encoding AroM family protein, which codes for MSNRPTAVYFLTAGQSPRPDLIADVTRALPLPIEAHEIGALDGLSPAAIAALAPTEDEAQIMTFDAGGQWITLSKPRLAARMAAALAQVPVDQRPLVVILSTGLLGDFDTPFPTVNAQRALESTISALAEMGEQIGIIQPLPHQAAYEAIPALSSYKVEKIAARMGDRTALEQAGRALSHCAFIVLNAVSYSAADADIVRAASGRRVLLARKIVASALQLLLSTRRAPGSDLAPDLLSGLTPRQRQVLLLMPEGLSSKLIARRLGISPKTVEIHRSQIMRRLNVRSAHELIFLIAAQRSAEGGI